The genomic window GAGGCAGACGAgagcccccggcgccgggcaGCCTCGCGCCGCCGCGAGGGCCTGGCAGTGCCCCGCTATGCGGGTGAGGGCCTGTCCCCCTCCAAGCGGAGGGGCGCGTCATTGCGGGGCCAGCCCAGCGACCTGACCTTCTGCGAGTGAGTAGGGGCGCGGGGGCCTGGGGCCGCAGGGGCAGCCACGTCCCTCGGCTCCCCCTGACTGGGTCCTTCCGCCCCCAGGATCATCCTGATGGAGATGGAGTCGCACGAGGACGCCTGGCCCTTCCTGGAGCCCGTCAACCCCCGCCTGGTGCCCGGCTACCGAAAGATCATCAAGAACCCCATGGACTTTGCCACCATGCGCACGCGGCTGCTCCGGGGCGGGTGAGTGCAGGGTGCTCCCGGGCTGCGTGGGAGCCGGCGGCAGGCTccggagggctggggctgggcagcgtCATgcggctgcctgctgccctgcctccacGGCCGGGTGAGCTGCCttggcgggggccgggccggcccggcagGGAGTCCCACGGGCTCCCCGGCCGGCTCTTGACTGCCTGTTCACCCCAGGTACACGAGCTCCGAGGAGTTCGCGGCTGACGCCATGCTGGTGTTTGACAACTGCCAGACCTTCAACGAGGACGACTCGGAAGTGGGCAAAGCCGGGCACGTCATGCGCAAGTTCTTCGAGAGCCGGTGGGAGGAGTTTTATCAGGGAAAACATGCTACTAATCCGTGAacggggggcgggccggggcacCCACCTGCCTTCCCACACCCGGGCGGGGGCTCGGGGACACCCCTCCTGCCGCCCTTGCTAAGAACTGACTCCTCTGGAGCTGATCTCGCTGCCTGCTGAATTCCTACCGGAGGCCGGTCCCCGGCCAGTGTGAAAAGGGCCCCAGCCTTGTTCCGCAGGGACCACGGCCCTTTTCCGCTGCccggacccccccacccccagcaacaCAAACTCACAGACTGTgtaagccaaaaagaaaaaaaaaagaggtgttttttctttctttcttttaaattttattttctaattaaaaaaaaaaaaaaaacagaacccttttccccccaccccacctgaCAAACGAGGAAAGCGAATCCCCTGCTGGGAATATTTAATAATAGCAATAGTTCGTAGTGAATGTGTAAGAACACTCCTGTGCAGTGTCGTACATGCATTAACGGCCAGTAAAGTGGACTTAACCCCTCGCCCGcctcgcagccccccccccccacactgctCCCGCTCACTCGCTGGCTCCCCCGTCGCCCTGGGCCAGGATCACCCCTTCACCCGCATCACGCCTGACTGCGCAGACACTTTAGCTGGGAGGGTGGTCCCCCCCTCGGTGCCATCCCGGGTCCTGGCCCTGGCTGCAAACCCTTCTGCTGTAGGAGTCCCCCTGCTCCCTGCACTGCTCCCGCCCCACTGCTCCGGGGCTGGGATGTTGGACGGACGGCCCCTACTGATCTGGCTCCAGGGACCAAATTGGGAAGGGCAGGGGGGCCCCGGACAGCCCCTTCCCTGCCTTTGCCTCTCAGGAAGACCCCggcccccctgccctcccctcccctctgcaaggACCCCCCAGGGCTGGGCCTGGGGTCCTGGCCCCCCCTagactttctccctctccccccccaccccaaattggGATCCCTCAGGGACGCTACTGCAGGCCCCGGGTAGGGAGGGGGCCTGGCCCGGTTCCTGCACCAGAACATGGACTTGAAGCCTCAGGCGGGTGTTGGTGTCctgttcccccaccccccacccccccgaaacCCCTGCCAGGGCACCGGGGGTTGCactcggcggggcggggggccgggccggccccctgCCCCTGAGCACGCACTgcccgggctgcgggcggccggaGGCTCCGGGCAGCGAGCAGGCACCTACCTCAGTGGGGAGGCGCCCGCGGGGtgcccggctcggccgccccccgcccgcccgctggcACCCCCAGGCTGCGGCAGCCCCGGGCGGAGGGGCCGGCCCAGACCCCCGCCAGCCCGggggcgcccgggccggcccagccccgccagcCGGGATATTACGGGTACTCGCTCTGGGGCGGTTCGGCGGCTGGCAGGGCCTCGCGGAGGCGCCGGGGGGCCACGGGCACGTCCCCCCATCACCGGCCCCACAGAGCACTGAAAACAACTAACCTACCTGGGCgagaggggcagggggcagccagccgcgcacccgctccccgcctgccccaCTCTGGCGTCTTTAAAAGTAGCCTTTTTTCTATCAGATAACCtcagaaactttttattttattttatttttttgctttgaaataagagGTGGATTTGAAGTCTATTTGAACTGACTTTATATTAcgcataaatatttatattttatctaAATAACTGCGCTGTAACAAACtttttttgtggtttgttttttagtAATGTTTTGGATCTGTCAGGTTTTTTTCCGTCGTGGGAAAGTTTTTGGGAGTCTCCGTATTGTTCTCGTGTTTGTTCGGTTGAAGTTAattccccccccgtcccccgtttccccccccctcccgtgGCCCCGGTTTCTGACCCCGTGTAGCCCCCGCCCCGGTAACGCACCCCGCCACGgcccagctccgtgcccgcgCGCGCTGCAGATGTCGATCTGGACTGAGGGGAGAAGCTCTAAGATgtggaatatatttttctttgaccCCGTTCCGAGTCGTTTGTGAAGCCCCTTCGGTCGGGGACTCCGGCCGTCGCAACGGGAAGGAACGACCAACGCCGAGATGGTGCGGCCCCTTCCAGCCTACGGGCCGCCTTTTTATATAACCAAACGTGTTGTTTTAGTGACTTTTTGATAATGTACAGGTTTTgtgaatttaaatttatttctttctatatttttagGACCAATCTCATTTTTAATAaggtttaaaggagaaaaaaaaaagattctagccCTCCTGTTTGTTGCCTGTGATGTCCCCACGAGCTGTAGGACCGTGCGTGTCGCGTTACGAGAATAAACAACTCACGTTTGATAGACACACGGTGGTCGGGCGTTTCTgtgggccccccgcgccgccccggggcccccgtgcttcgcccccccggcccccttccCGCACGACAGAGGCGCTGGCTTTTCtcgcctttttatttaaaaacaaaaaaaactccaaaatgaGACGGTGGGAGCTGGTTGAGGGGGGCAGGATGGGACGAGCCGGGCCGGAGCGcggaagcaggaggaagaaatacaaAACTAGAAACCTCtcgagattttaaaaaaaagcaacttaaaaaCCTGTACAAAATGCGCTACGTATAAATTAAAGGGGGGCACGAGGGGGCCTGGGGGGCCTCAGCTTCTCCTCTGCAGCTCGGGCCCCCCAGgccccgggcgggccgggcccccagcacccgccgcccctcctcgggggcagcggggccgggggtcccagcgccccccggccgcgggggcctGGGGTGCCCGTCTGCGGGGTCTCCCTCTTTGGTTCCTTCCTTGGGGGTGTCCGTCCCCCCCAACCAAAGGGGCCgtgcccgggggggccgggcgctAGCAGCAACGGGAGAGGTGGGTGGTGGCTGGAAACCGGGGGGTGGTGTCACCCCAAGCGGGGGGCggagggccgcggccccccctggGCAGGCCCAGGCCTGGGCTGAGCACGCACCGAGCTGTGGGGTGAGGTAGATGTGTGGCAgggggccccgctgccccggggggggccggggtcccCCTGCCCCGTGGGGGGCCCCGCTGCGGGGGGCTGGAAGAACCGGGAGGCCCTGGGCAGAGCTGGCACTGGGGGGGGCACGGCCGGCCCCAGAGCTGGAAGCAAAGGGGGGGCCGGAGCCCCGTGGGGACGGACGGGTGGCCCCAGCGGCGTGGGGCCGCGaaccgggggggccggggcggctccgcacCCCCGCGACACCCTCGATCTTTGGTTAGaagagccgccgccgcgcggcccccccTGATTGTCGCTGCGCAAGCggggggcaccgcggggctgcgcggggggggggtctaAAGTGCCTGGGAACCCTTGGGGCGCCCGTCGCCAGGCGAGCGCGTTGCGGGGGGGTTATTGCACTTGTCCTGCCccccgggctgggggcaggggcGGAGGGGGACCCTGCGGagccccgggccccccgcgccccggcgggcaggacggcggcggcgggggccggtgcCCGGcgagcggccccgggggggggcggcggggggggcacaGTCCGACCCGGCGGCAGCAGAAGGCACCGagagccccggcggcgccgggcggccccgcgccacCTCCCGGGGCTCCGGCGGCGCCTGGAagctcggggcgggggcgggcggccggggctgccgggggggccgACCCcccctttgtttatttttttttcttattttccttttttttgttgttttttttttcattttccttttttagaaaatgcaggaggaaaaaaaagccctccaaggggaggccgggccgccgctgCGAGCCGCGGGGcgttgcggggggggggcagcaaggTTGAGGGGGCAGCAAAAAGCAACGGaagctgcagcccccccccccgctcccccccccgagccccccgcccgGCACGGGgctgcttttcctttcagagagaaaagaacaaaagaaggcAAAAGTCGTCTTTACACCAGCGATCAAGgcagagccggggcggggggcagccgcGACCCCCGGAGCAGcgaggccgggcggggggggggtccgcgctgccccgggggggcgcagcccgccccccccccgcgggggtcctgggtgcccgcagcgcggcggcggcggcggcggcggcggggcggggggtcccggcgcccccggcgcccccggccccgccgctacttggggtaggggtaggggtaggCGCCGGGCTCGGACGGCGACTCCACGGGGACGTGGCTCGGCGGGGCGCTGCCCTCCTGCGGGGACGCCGTTAgtgggggccgggcccgggggcggcgggcgcgggcggggggcgcggggccccggctCTTACCTCCACGGCCACGGCGCACGGCGGGCCCGGCGGGTACGGCGGCACGAAGGCtcccggcacggcggcggcgggcacgtACTGCCGGAGCAGCGAGTCAGCGCCGGGGGGCGCGCGTGGGGGGCGCGCGTGGGGACGCGTGGGGGGCGCGCGTGGGGGGCGCGCGTGGGGACGCGTGGGGCACGCGGCCGGGACACGCGCGGAGGTGCACGTGCGGGGCCGCAGCGGGGACACGCGGGGGGCATGCGTGGGGCGCACGCGGCCGGGACATGCGTGGGGGCTCGGCAGGGACACGCGGGGGACACACGTGGGGGGGCACGCGGCGGGGACACGCACTGGGGCACAGTGGGGAGACGCGGAGAACATGCGGGGGGGGCGCACGGCTGGGACACGGGTGGAGATGTGTTGGGGACACGCGGGGGCCATACGTGGGGTGCACGCGGCGGGGACACACGTGGGGTACACACAGCGGAGACATGCACTGGGGCGCAGTGGGGACATGCAGAGGACAtgcgtggggggggggcgcggcagGGACACACGTGGGTGGGGGGGCCGCGTAGCGGGGTCTTACTGTGCCGGCGCTGCCCAGCGAGAGGTGCCCGAGCTGCTGGGTGAGGGGGGCCATCACGGAGGGCTGGATGGAGACGGCGTGGTCCACGGCGGGGGCCAGCACGGCGCCCTGCACGGCACCGTCAGCGCGGGGAcgcggggatgggggggacgcTGCTGGGGACAGGGGACCGAGGCACCGGGGACACGCAAGGATGGGCGCCCCGTGGGCGTGGGGACATGGGACCGCGGCAGGTGGGTAGTGGGGCTGCAgtgacggggggacacggggccgtGTGGGTCCACAgggccacatgctgccaggggaCATGTGGGTCCACGGTGACACGAGGGGCCACAGGGACATGTGGGGCCAGGGGACATGGGCCAGCAGATGGGGTCAAATGAGGACACGGGGATATATAGGGCcaagggatggggcagggggcggggccaccgCCATAGTGGGCGGGGCTGTGgccgcagggggcggggcctgcccgaGGTGTGATGTCAGGCAGCGCAGGTGCAGGCCACGATGCAGGTGGTGATGCGCGCGACGATGTGTGCGATGATGCGTGCAGTGATGCGTGCGACGATGCGCACGATGATGCGCGCGACGATGCGCGCGACGATGTGTGCGATGATGCGCGCGATGATGCGCGCGACGATGCATGTGATGATGCGTGTGCCGCGCGCGGGGCTCACCGTGGGCTGCATGAGGTACGACTGGTGCATCCAGGCGGGGCCGTGGACCtgcgggcagcggggccaggTGGGGCGGGGGCCTTCCCGGGTGCcctcggccccccccggccccccggccccccgcgtaCCTGGTAGGAGGAGACGGGGGACGGCAGGTATGGGGCCAGCGCCGTCTGGGCCATCATGCGGCTGGGGGCCAGGCCGTAGGGCGCCGGGTAGAACCTGTGGGTCGGGGCTGGGGTcagggggggcccgggggggccggggtggggggagcgcggccgggggggggggccgcggggcaccCACCCGTTCTGCAGCGCCGTCGCGGGGTCGTAGGCCAAGGTCACGGTGccctggggggggcagagggggtgagaggcggcccggccccccggccgccccccggccccccggccccggctcaccGCCTCGCCGTCCCGGGCCCAGGCCCTCCCGTTGGGCACGAACTTGCCCTGGCTCTGCCGCTTCTTCTGCCCGCCGTCCGCGAACTTGCAGAGCAGCGGGtccgggggggctgcagggacgggccGTCAgctccggcccccccggccccccggccccccccagccccctggcccACCTGGCACCCCCGGGGGCGTCTTGATGTACTTCCCGTTGAAGTGGGTGATGACGGCCTCGCACTTCTCCGTGGACTCCATcctgggggggggcggccgggctgcggcggggggctgcgcacGGGGCCCCTCCCGGGTGCCCCCGGCCCCtcgcagcccccccagccctccaagcacccccccagccccttgcaaCCCCCCCCCGCCTCTTGGGCACCCCCAGCGCCATGGAGCTCCCCCgaagccccagccccagccctcctggcccccctggctcccccagccccttgcagccccccccagccccatgcaaCCCCCAGATCTCCAAGCGCCCACAGCCCCCCTACAGCTCCCACAGCCCCATGcaacccccccccgccagcctcTTGGGCTGCCCCAGGcaactccccccttccctcctgggCACCCCAGCCCCCTTgcagcccccctccagccccacaccgcccccctgccccacatAACCCCCCCAGCCTCTTGGATATCCCCAGCCCCATACAACCCCATGCCCTCCCAAGCACCCCAGCCCCACAATCCCCCCCCCAGCCACatgcaccccccccagccccacaatcccCCCCAGCCTCTAgggcacccccatccccatgcaACACCTCCATCCCCATGCAGCTGCCTCAAgccctcctgcacccctcccaggGCTGTGCAGCCCCCCTGGCCCCATGCAacctcccccccagcacccctagaccccccccagaGCCGTGCAGCCCCCTGGCCCCatgcaccctccccccccagcacccctagacccccccagagccgtgcagccccccggccggagcggagcccccgcggccccccataCCGTGCGAAGCCCACGCCACGGCTGGCCCCGTGGGGGTCGCGCAGGATGCGGGTGGACACCACCTGCCCGAAGGGCTTCAGCagcgcctccagctcctgctcgtCCACCCCCAGCGGCAGGTTGGAGATGTAGAGGTTGGTGGGGTCCtgctcctgttgctgtggggggcgtcagggcggccggcccgggccaggggccccgccgcgccgccgtggGGGTCCCCGAGCAgcctcggggggtggggggattgCAGAGACCCCCCCCGGGAGGGGTCCGGGGGCTTTACCTTGGCCATCTGCGCCTGCACCCCGCTGGCCTTGAGCGCCGTCACGGCCTTCTGGGCCGCCGTGGGGCTGTCGAAGTCGACGAAGCCGtagcctggggagggggggaacagggtgagacccccccccggagccccccagccccccgaacCGCCGGCCCCTCGGCCCCACCTTTGCACTTGTTGGTCGTCTTGTCCAGGATGGCTTTGGTGGAGACGATCTTCCCATAGCTGGGGGgagagaatgggggggggggtcagcggcgGCCtgcggggaccccggcgtccggccccccccccccagccagacgggggcccgggggggtctcCCCACGCCCCGGCCCCACTCACGGCTGGCACAGCTTGACGAGGTCCTGGTCCGTGGTGCCGGGGTGCAGCCCCCGGATGTACAGGTTGGTCTTGCTGAGCTGGtcggcggcccccccggcggggctggggctggggggacccggctgcggcgccggcggcgCATAGGGCTGCTGGCGGCAGGGgtcagcgcccgccgccccagccaccccccccagcccctccccggcctcGGGACCCCCAGCGCgacggggccccggggccagcgcccccccccgcagtccccagacccccccaggctGGTGGCCGGAGGCGGCTCCGGCCGGGAAACCTCCGGGCCTGATGTCAACCTGAAAAAATGAACAACCCGCGGCTGCCCTCACGTGCCCCCgcatgccccccccccagccctgtgtccctgcagcctccctggcccccccattcccccccccccaaacctggggACCGCCGCGGTCCCCTCGCCCTGGCCGGGAAGTCGTGGGCTCCCCggtgcacgcgtgtgcagggTGCACGTGTGTGGGGGGGTGCACGCACAGGCGGTGCACACGcaaatacacacacgcacacgcacacgcgtgtgtgggtgcacaccCTGGGGGCTCAGCCCCAACACCCTTCCCGGTGGCGCGTGCCAGCGTGTCCCAGGGCGCGCGTGTGCCAGgctcggcgggcggcgaggggggctccgccatggcggggggggggggcgtgcacCGGAGCGAaggtgtgtgcgtgcacgcacgGCAGGTGTGCCCGTgtcgcacacgtgtgtgcacgcgtgtccGAGCACAGACAGGTGCTGGCCGGGGCCGCCTCGCCcgcccgggttgggggggggggggggccgtgcagcCCCTCGCGCCTCCCTCgagggagggaaactgaggcaccggcCCCGAGCCCCCAAGGTCAGGGGCCGGCTCGGCCGCGTCCTGCCCCGACCCCGGTGCCGGGCAgcaccccggcgtccggccccctcccgcctcccctccccaacccggcgagggcccaggcgtccggcccccccccccaagccctgctCTCACCACTGCTCCCCAGGTgagagcccaggcgtcctgggccGGCCCCCACCACCAGGGACCCCCCGCTCggggcctccccctccccaaaccggGGCCAGCCGCCcatggtggaggggggggggggaaacgcgtCCCGGCCATGTCCGAGCCCCGAGGAGGGGACGGGGGCTGCCACGGCggtcccccaccccccaaccccaacccacgcgtcccccgccccagccccggggtGGGCGCAGGCCGGACCGGGGcctgggtttggggtgggggggtgacgctgcccccagggcggcggcggttgggggggggggaaacgctgccgccggccccgctgcggccaaGGGCTCGGCctggcggcgggccgggcgccccgccggggggggcggcggggccggagcgggccggACCCCCCCGTACCTTCTTGCTGCTCTTGTTGTAGGTGAAGGCGGCGATGCCGGAGCGCGGCTGCACCGagagcagcatttcttttttttttttttttttttttttaatcccccgtAGTGCTCCGCGCTGGAGAGGGGCCGGAGCAGGCCGGGAGCGAGACGGGCTCGCGCCTGACGTCACGCCAGGGAAACTAGCCTGGAATCTGGGGCTGGCACCGCACAGGCCCCGGGTCCTAACGCcggggacggggccccggcccgccgctgtgcccccacccccccggccccacgccAGGCTCGACCCGGCCTGGCGGGCAGTGGGGCCttatgggtgggtgggtggggggggggtgctgtggggcagcctgGTGTGGGGACCCGCTGGCACGACCCGCTCCggcttggtggggggggaggttgggcagccccccccccacacgtCAGTGCCCCCCTCTCAGTGAAGgcccatgccccccccccaaccctgcgcCTTCCCCCTTGGGGCCCCTCATGgggcagaccccccccctccaccccaggtCACCCATCCGCACCAGGACGGGGCCGACCCTGCTGAGCTTCCCAGCGTGCCCGGCTTCCCAGGGAAGCTAATCGGGGGCAAAAGCAGGGGcgtcccgctcccctccccttGTCTGGGGCACAGCCCCGGGCACGGAGGGGCAAAcggaggggcaggagcacccgtcggtccccccaccccgacccccagcgcccccccccggctcccgtgGGCCCCCATCGCTCCCCAGGATGCCAGGCCCCGCTCCAGCTCCAGGCTCCGGGACGGGTTTTCCTGACAGCCAGGGCGGTGTCAGGCAGGTGGAGGTGCCACCCAGGTGCCTCCAGGCTGGAG from Struthio camelus isolate bStrCam1 chromosome 28, bStrCam1.hap1, whole genome shotgun sequence includes these protein-coding regions:
- the RBMS2 gene encoding RNA-binding motif, single-stranded-interacting protein 2 isoform X2; translation: MLLSVQPRSGIAAFTYNKSSKKPYAPPAPQPGPPSPSPAGGAADQLSKTNLYIRGLHPGTTDQDLVKLCQPYGKIVSTKAILDKTTNKCKGYGFVDFDSPTAAQKAVTALKASGVQAQMAKQQEQDPTNLYISNLPLGVDEQELEALLKPFGQVVSTRILRDPHGASRGVGFARMESTEKCEAVITHFNGKYIKTPPGVPAPPDPLLCKFADGGQKKRQSQGKFVPNGRAWARDGEAVSRGRGAGGRPGGRAASHPLCPPQGTVTLAYDPATALQNGFYPAPYGLAPSRMMAQTALAPYLPSPVSSYQVHGPAWMHQSYLMQPTGAVLAPAVDHAVSIQPSVMAPLTQQLGHLSLGSAGTYVPAAAVPGAFVPPYPPGPPCAVAVEEGSAPPSHVPVESPSEPGAYPYPYPK
- the RBMS2 gene encoding RNA-binding motif, single-stranded-interacting protein 2 isoform X1, whose translation is MLLSVQPRSGIAAFTYNKSSKKQPYAPPAPQPGPPSPSPAGGAADQLSKTNLYIRGLHPGTTDQDLVKLCQPYGKIVSTKAILDKTTNKCKGYGFVDFDSPTAAQKAVTALKASGVQAQMAKQQEQDPTNLYISNLPLGVDEQELEALLKPFGQVVSTRILRDPHGASRGVGFARMESTEKCEAVITHFNGKYIKTPPGVPAPPDPLLCKFADGGQKKRQSQGKFVPNGRAWARDGEAVSRGRGAGGRPGGRAASHPLCPPQGTVTLAYDPATALQNGFYPAPYGLAPSRMMAQTALAPYLPSPVSSYQVHGPAWMHQSYLMQPTGAVLAPAVDHAVSIQPSVMAPLTQQLGHLSLGSAGTYVPAAAVPGAFVPPYPPGPPCAVAVEEGSAPPSHVPVESPSEPGAYPYPYPK
- the RBMS2 gene encoding RNA-binding motif, single-stranded-interacting protein 2 isoform X3; translated protein: MLLSVQPRSGIAAFTYNKSSKKQPYAPPAPQPGPPSPSPAGGAADQLSKTNLYIRGLHPGTTDQDLVKLCQPYGKIVSTKAILDKTTNKCKGYGFVDFDSPTAAQKAVTALKASGVQAQMAKQQEQDPTNLYISNLPLGVDEQELEALLKPFGQVVSTRILRDPHGASRGVGFARMESTEKCEAVITHFNGKYIKTPPGVPAPPDPLLCKFADGGQKKRQSQGKFVPNGRAWARDGEAGTVTLAYDPATALQNGFYPAPYGLAPSRMMAQTALAPYLPSPVSSYQVHGPAWMHQSYLMQPTGAVLAPAVDHAVSIQPSVMAPLTQQLGHLSLGSAGTYVPAAAVPGAFVPPYPPGPPCAVAVEEGSAPPSHVPVESPSEPGAYPYPYPK